In Rutidosis leptorrhynchoides isolate AG116_Rl617_1_P2 chromosome 2, CSIRO_AGI_Rlap_v1, whole genome shotgun sequence, one genomic interval encodes:
- the LOC139890048 gene encoding uncharacterized protein translates to MYRDTNDVIKNCISCQRHASQIHASSHELIPVSSAWPFYKWASDLVGPFPDGRHLVVAVDFFTKWVKAKPLKSITGRQIVNFIWEEIVCRFVVPHEIVEVTNRDIVSDIRARLDTDRKGWEDELPMVL, encoded by the exons ATGTACCGTGACACCAACGACGTTATCAAGAATTGCATTTCTTGTCAACGCCATGCTTCACAAATTCATGCATCATCCCATGAGTTGATCCCTGTCTCATCAGCTTGGCCGTTTTACAAGTGGGCAAGTGATTTGGTTGGCCCGTTTCCTGATGGACGGCACCTTGTTGTGGCGGTTGACTTTTTTACAAAATGGGTGAAGGCTAAGCCCTTGAAAAGCATTACGGGCAGACAGATTGTTAATTTCATTTGGGAAGAGATAGTGTGTCGTTTCGTGGTACCGCATGAGATT GTTGAAGTCACTAACAGGGACATTGTATCCGATATTAGAGCTAGGTTGGATACCGACCGTAAAGGTTGGGAAGACGAGTTGCCAATGGTTCTGTGA